A DNA window from Halomicrobium mukohataei DSM 12286 contains the following coding sequences:
- the pyk gene encoding pyruvate kinase produces the protein MRSAKIVCTLGPATESVEQIRGLAEAGMSVARLNASHGTPEHRREMLDRIREVDATTERPVASMLDMPGPEVRTAPIRDPIQLDEGSTVEFVQSDEATPERVGLSLSITSVQPGDRVLLDDGRIETTVDRVDGDSVYATVENGGELGARKGVNVPGVELDLPAVTDNDRRELDVAAEKEPDFVAASFVRSGKDIYEIEAEMEARGIDIPIIAKIERAGAVENLDSIVDAAYGVMVARGDLGVECPLEDVPIFQKRIIRKCQEAGVPVITATEMLDSMIHERRPTRAEASDVANAVLDGTDAVMLSGETAIGDNPVRVVETMDRIVRDVESAPEYDQNREQQVPAAGETRTDALARSARFLARDIGASAVVAASESGYTALKSAKYRPSIPIVASTPSDEVRRQLALSWGIIPVSTEYTTQGADAIIQNAVQAALDTEAADGGDTVVVLSGMMTELEGMNTANLLKVHVAAERIANGRSVVDGLVSGPVYHVPDGDLSDVPDGAVISIAADFDGEFDGEVERIGGIVDAHDGTTGYAAIVARELSIPMIANAELPDLADGTQVTLDAERGIVYEDTTEDDRS, from the coding sequence ATGCGTAGCGCGAAGATCGTCTGTACGCTGGGACCGGCGACGGAGTCGGTCGAACAGATTCGCGGCCTCGCCGAGGCCGGTATGTCCGTGGCGCGGCTCAACGCCAGCCACGGCACCCCCGAGCACCGCCGCGAGATGCTCGACCGGATCCGAGAGGTCGACGCGACCACGGAGCGACCGGTCGCGTCGATGCTCGACATGCCGGGCCCGGAGGTGCGGACGGCTCCGATCCGCGACCCGATCCAGCTGGACGAGGGCTCGACGGTCGAGTTCGTCCAGTCGGACGAGGCGACGCCAGAGCGCGTCGGTCTCTCGCTGTCGATCACGTCCGTCCAGCCGGGCGACCGCGTGTTGCTCGACGACGGGCGGATCGAGACGACGGTCGACCGCGTCGACGGCGACTCCGTCTACGCGACCGTCGAGAACGGCGGCGAACTCGGTGCCCGGAAGGGCGTCAACGTCCCCGGCGTCGAGCTCGACTTGCCCGCAGTCACGGACAACGATCGCCGAGAGCTCGACGTCGCCGCGGAGAAGGAACCCGACTTCGTGGCCGCCTCCTTCGTCCGGTCGGGCAAAGACATCTACGAGATCGAGGCCGAGATGGAAGCGCGCGGCATCGACATCCCGATCATCGCCAAGATCGAGCGGGCCGGCGCGGTCGAGAATCTCGACTCGATCGTCGACGCCGCCTACGGCGTGATGGTCGCGCGTGGGGACCTCGGCGTCGAGTGCCCGCTCGAAGACGTGCCGATCTTCCAGAAGCGCATCATCCGCAAGTGTCAGGAAGCCGGCGTGCCCGTGATCACGGCCACGGAGATGCTCGACTCGATGATCCACGAGCGCCGACCGACCCGTGCGGAGGCCTCCGACGTGGCCAACGCCGTCCTCGACGGCACCGACGCCGTGATGCTGTCGGGCGAGACCGCGATCGGCGACAATCCGGTCCGCGTCGTCGAGACGATGGACCGCATCGTCCGCGACGTCGAGTCGGCTCCCGAGTACGACCAGAACCGCGAGCAACAGGTTCCGGCCGCGGGCGAGACGCGGACAGACGCACTGGCACGGTCCGCGCGGTTCCTCGCTCGGGACATCGGGGCGTCGGCGGTCGTCGCCGCCTCCGAGTCGGGCTACACCGCCCTCAAGTCGGCCAAGTACCGGCCGTCGATCCCGATCGTCGCCTCGACGCCCAGCGACGAGGTGCGGCGACAGCTCGCCCTCTCGTGGGGGATCATCCCCGTCTCGACGGAGTACACGACCCAGGGTGCGGACGCGATCATCCAGAACGCCGTCCAGGCGGCCCTGGACACGGAGGCAGCGGACGGTGGCGACACCGTCGTCGTCCTCTCCGGGATGATGACCGAGCTCGAAGGGATGAACACGGCGAACCTCCTGAAGGTCCACGTCGCGGCCGAGCGGATCGCCAACGGCCGCTCGGTCGTCGACGGGCTGGTGTCGGGGCCGGTCTATCACGTGCCCGACGGCGACCTCTCCGACGTGCCCGACGGTGCGGTGATCTCCATCGCCGCGGACTTCGACGGCGAGTTCGACGGCGAGGTCGAGCGGATCGGCGGCATCGTCGACGCCCACGACGGGACGACGGGATACGCTGCGATCGTCGCGCGCGAGCTCTCGATCCCGATGATCGCCAACGCCGAACTCCCGGACCTGGCGGACGGAACGCAGGTCACGCTCGACGCGGAGCGTGGCATCGTCTACGAGGACACCACCGAGGACGACCGCTCGTAG
- the glpK gene encoding glycerol kinase GlpK: MPDTYVGAIDQGTTGTRFMVFDHSGNVVANSYEQHEQIYPKPGWVEHDPTEIWENTKAVVTAGLDAADLDATQLEAIGITNQRETTIVWDRETGRPIHNALVWQDRRTTDRVEELEEAGKIEMIREKTGLEADAYFSATKTEWILDNAEPLKLESARTRDLRERARDGELLMGTIDSWLIYNLTGNHITDVTNASRTMLYDIEGLSWDAELLEEFDIPESMLPEVRPSSDEATYGTTDPDGFLGAEVPVAGALGDQQAALFGQTCFDAGDAKNTYGTGSFYLMNTGEEAVESDHGLLTTIGFQMSGEPVQYALEGSIFITGAAIEWLEDVDLIKNAAQTAELARSVESTDGVYMVPAFTGLGAPHWDGRARGTIVGMTRGTRKEHIVRATLESIAYQTRDIAEAMEADSGVETTTLRVDGGAVKNNFLCQLQSDIIQTEISRPEVDETTALGSAYAAGLAVGYWDTIDELRDNWQVDRNFQPEMAPEQADKMYGRWDDAVERSRDWAHEE, from the coding sequence ATGCCAGACACATACGTCGGTGCGATCGATCAGGGGACGACGGGCACCCGCTTCATGGTGTTCGACCACAGCGGCAACGTCGTCGCCAACTCGTACGAACAGCACGAACAGATCTATCCGAAACCCGGTTGGGTCGAACACGATCCGACCGAGATCTGGGAGAACACGAAGGCCGTCGTCACCGCTGGCCTCGACGCCGCCGACCTCGATGCCACCCAGCTCGAGGCGATCGGGATCACGAACCAGCGAGAGACCACGATCGTGTGGGACAGAGAGACCGGGCGGCCGATACACAACGCGCTGGTGTGGCAGGACCGACGGACGACCGACCGCGTCGAGGAGCTGGAAGAAGCCGGCAAGATCGAGATGATCCGCGAGAAGACCGGGCTGGAGGCCGACGCCTACTTCTCGGCGACAAAGACCGAGTGGATCCTGGACAACGCCGAACCCCTCAAGCTGGAGAGTGCCCGCACGCGTGACCTCCGTGAGCGTGCCCGCGACGGGGAACTCCTGATGGGGACGATCGACTCGTGGCTGATCTACAACCTCACGGGCAACCACATCACCGACGTGACCAACGCCTCTCGGACGATGCTCTACGACATCGAGGGGCTGTCGTGGGACGCGGAACTCCTCGAAGAGTTCGACATCCCCGAATCGATGCTGCCCGAGGTGCGCCCGTCCTCCGACGAGGCGACGTACGGAACCACCGACCCCGACGGCTTCCTCGGTGCCGAAGTCCCCGTCGCCGGTGCCCTGGGCGATCAGCAGGCCGCCCTGTTCGGTCAAACCTGCTTCGATGCCGGCGACGCGAAGAACACCTACGGCACGGGCTCGTTCTACCTCATGAACACCGGCGAAGAGGCCGTCGAGTCCGATCACGGACTCCTCACCACGATCGGCTTCCAGATGTCCGGCGAACCGGTCCAGTACGCACTGGAGGGGTCGATCTTCATCACGGGTGCGGCGATCGAGTGGCTCGAAGACGTCGACCTCATCAAGAACGCCGCACAGACCGCAGAGCTGGCCCGCTCGGTCGAGTCGACGGACGGCGTGTACATGGTGCCGGCCTTCACCGGGCTCGGCGCGCCACACTGGGACGGACGCGCACGCGGGACGATCGTCGGTATGACCCGCGGGACCCGGAAAGAGCACATCGTCCGTGCGACGCTCGAATCTATCGCGTACCAGACCCGAGACATCGCCGAAGCGATGGAAGCCGACTCCGGCGTCGAGACGACGACGCTGCGCGTCGACGGTGGGGCCGTCAAGAACAACTTCCTCTGTCAGCTCCAGTCCGACATCATCCAGACGGAGATCTCCCGTCCGGAAGTCGACGAGACGACCGCGCTCGGCTCGGCCTACGCCGCCGGCCTCGCCGTCGGCTACTGGGACACGATCGACGAGCTGCGGGACAACTGGCAGGTCGATCGCAACTTCCAGCCCGAGATGGCACCGGAGCAGGCGGACAAGATGTACGGACGCTGGGACGACGCCGTCGAGCGGTCCCGAGACTGGGCACATGAAGAGTAA
- a CDS encoding ROK family protein has product MAAYAGVDLGATNIRAVVGDESARELGSDTQATPRGPNGIAVTEAILDCLRNACDDADVSPSSVVAAGIGSIGPLDLAEGIVEGPANLPDSIGRIPLTGPVGNLIDSERVYLHNDTNAGVIGERFFSDRNPDDMVYLTISSGIGAGVAVDGNVVDGWDGNAGEVGHMTLDPAGVMTCGCGSDGHWEAYCSGNNIPKYATQLHTEDGMETALPVESGDFDAADVFDRARDGDDFAQYVIGQVGHLNAIGIANVVQAYAPLVVYVGGAVALNNPDAVLDPIRDELSEMVFGNIPDVKLTTLGEDIVVMGALASAITDGTGER; this is encoded by the coding sequence ATGGCTGCATACGCAGGGGTGGATCTCGGCGCGACGAACATTCGTGCTGTCGTCGGCGACGAGTCCGCCCGTGAACTCGGGTCAGACACGCAGGCCACACCGCGGGGGCCGAACGGGATCGCCGTCACCGAGGCGATCCTCGACTGTCTCCGCAACGCCTGTGACGACGCCGACGTATCGCCAAGCTCCGTCGTCGCCGCCGGTATCGGATCGATCGGACCACTGGATCTCGCCGAGGGAATCGTCGAGGGACCCGCGAACCTCCCGGATTCGATCGGTCGGATCCCACTGACCGGTCCCGTCGGCAACCTGATCGACTCGGAACGCGTGTATCTGCACAACGACACCAACGCCGGGGTGATCGGCGAACGCTTCTTCTCTGACCGCAACCCCGACGACATGGTGTATCTGACGATCTCCTCGGGGATCGGTGCCGGCGTCGCCGTCGACGGCAACGTCGTCGACGGCTGGGACGGCAACGCCGGTGAGGTCGGGCACATGACCCTCGACCCGGCCGGCGTGATGACGTGTGGCTGTGGCTCGGACGGCCACTGGGAGGCGTACTGTTCGGGCAACAACATCCCGAAGTACGCGACGCAGCTCCACACGGAAGACGGGATGGAGACTGCGCTCCCAGTCGAGAGCGGTGACTTCGACGCGGCGGACGTGTTCGACCGTGCGCGAGACGGCGACGACTTCGCACAGTACGTCATCGGGCAGGTCGGCCACCTCAACGCTATCGGGATCGCAAACGTCGTCCAGGCGTACGCCCCGCTCGTGGTCTACGTCGGCGGAGCGGTAGCGCTGAACAACCCCGACGCCGTCCTCGATCCGATCAGAGACGAACTCTCGGAGATGGTGTTCGGAAACATCCCGGACGTGAAGCTCACGACGCTCGGCGAAGACATCGTCGTCATGGGCGCGCTCGCCTCGGCGATCACCGACGGCACCGGCGAGCGGTAA
- a CDS encoding MIP/aquaporin family protein has translation MNPYIAEAIGTAILIIFGGGVVANVVLNETKGHESGWIVITWGWAIGVFMGVFTISQVSGGHINPAVTIGLAAAGLFDWAQVPIYIAAQTLGAFLGGVVVWLAYKDHFAATEDEDVKLAIFSTSPEIRNYRANMLTEVIGTFVLVFGVLYLNSAGFLDGASGEFLRTITIDGQEVGFGLGALSALPVALVVLGIGLSLGGPTGYAINPARDFGPRIAHAVLPFPHKGSSDWAYSWVPIVGPIIGALLAAGLYHAL, from the coding sequence ATGAATCCGTACATCGCGGAAGCCATCGGTACTGCGATCCTCATCATCTTCGGTGGCGGTGTCGTCGCTAACGTCGTCCTCAACGAGACGAAAGGGCACGAAAGCGGTTGGATCGTCATCACGTGGGGATGGGCTATCGGTGTGTTCATGGGCGTGTTCACGATCAGTCAGGTCAGCGGCGGTCACATCAATCCCGCCGTGACGATCGGACTGGCTGCGGCCGGATTGTTCGACTGGGCACAGGTCCCGATCTACATCGCCGCTCAAACGCTCGGGGCGTTCCTGGGTGGTGTGGTGGTCTGGCTGGCGTACAAGGATCACTTTGCCGCGACGGAAGACGAAGACGTGAAGCTCGCTATCTTCTCGACGAGTCCCGAAATCCGAAACTATCGGGCAAACATGCTGACCGAGGTCATCGGTACGTTCGTGCTGGTCTTCGGGGTGTTGTATCTGAACTCCGCCGGATTCTTGGACGGCGCTTCCGGTGAGTTCCTCCGAACGATCACGATCGACGGTCAAGAGGTCGGATTCGGTCTCGGCGCGCTGTCAGCGCTTCCGGTCGCACTGGTCGTGCTCGGAATCGGGCTCTCTCTGGGTGGCCCGACCGGCTATGCGATCAATCCTGCACGCGACTTCGGACCGCGTATCGCACACGCGGTCCTCCCGTTTCCACACAAGGGCTCGTCGGACTGGGCGTATTCTTGGGTGCCTATCGTCGGTCCGATCATCGGAGCGCTCCTCGCGGCCGGGCTGTATCACGCACTGTAA
- a CDS encoding HAMP domain-containing protein, producing the protein MSDTESSSEGILQKITPNFLRRSFALKFGLVLLVMGLSVGIIGFAATEEVRTQTQDNVEGQFQNTAVQQSDIVEQWVTQNKLSTKLISNQDQWGDDEADLELALQNELSRLSADAKNVHLLETTPSGSSVVASTSLRADSSALSGNLQWTSETELSDTSRVLVSDAYRDSQDSESTIGFASPVPASQNRILVVEYRLDELADSISPAEDESARFTQVVDSHRTVVVDQAYASNSDREGMTLSTYPVQQTVDDANALRGTQESASVKTTMAPNADLGLNEEYTVGYAPVSGTDWVVLTHAPSSTVFGFVEDVQLYGLIATAGLVVFIGGIGAALGWSTSSSIDTLTRKTEEMREGNLDVELDTSRIDNIGRLYDGFADMRDALREQIDEAERARKEAEVSRAEAMEMSNYLQEKATEFSVAMEKTAGGDMTTRMEQDGENEAMDTIASEFNAMIEELEKTTGQLKSFSEEVAESGDVVLQSAESVRDASEQVAESIQKISDDAYEQKDQLQTISEDLDELVETLEALEAEQQAVDLGDSLTQFRTVATQLQEAADTSEQMMSESETVAGAAEEQAAELNEVSSRAEQLKRYARPLGDILDRFETEAEHEFVFSGGPSQTTRTQEESEE; encoded by the coding sequence ATGAGCGACACAGAGTCGTCTTCCGAAGGTATTCTCCAGAAGATCACGCCCAACTTCCTCAGGCGGAGCTTCGCACTGAAGTTCGGGCTCGTCCTGCTGGTGATGGGGCTGTCGGTCGGCATCATCGGGTTCGCGGCGACCGAAGAGGTCCGGACCCAGACACAGGACAACGTCGAAGGACAGTTCCAGAACACGGCCGTCCAGCAGAGTGACATCGTCGAGCAGTGGGTCACGCAGAACAAGCTGTCGACGAAGCTCATCTCCAATCAGGACCAGTGGGGTGACGACGAGGCAGATCTCGAACTCGCTCTCCAAAACGAGCTGTCGCGGCTGTCGGCCGACGCCAAGAACGTCCACCTGCTGGAGACGACGCCGTCGGGATCGTCCGTCGTCGCCAGTACGAGCCTCCGTGCGGACTCGTCGGCGTTGTCCGGGAACCTCCAGTGGACGTCCGAGACGGAGCTCAGCGACACCAGTCGGGTACTCGTCTCCGACGCCTACCGCGACAGCCAGGACAGCGAATCGACCATCGGGTTCGCCAGCCCGGTGCCGGCCTCCCAGAACCGCATCCTGGTCGTCGAGTACCGGCTCGACGAACTCGCCGACTCGATCAGTCCGGCCGAAGACGAGTCCGCGCGATTCACACAGGTCGTCGACAGCCACCGCACGGTCGTCGTCGACCAGGCCTACGCCAGCAACAGCGACCGAGAGGGGATGACGCTGTCGACGTACCCCGTCCAGCAGACGGTCGACGACGCGAACGCCCTGCGGGGCACACAGGAGAGTGCCAGCGTCAAGACGACGATGGCACCGAACGCCGACCTCGGACTGAACGAGGAGTACACAGTCGGCTACGCGCCGGTCTCTGGGACTGACTGGGTCGTCCTGACCCACGCACCGTCCTCGACGGTGTTTGGCTTCGTCGAGGACGTGCAGCTGTACGGCCTGATCGCGACGGCCGGTCTGGTCGTCTTCATCGGCGGTATCGGTGCGGCCCTCGGCTGGAGCACCTCGTCGTCGATCGATACGCTCACCCGGAAGACCGAAGAGATGCGGGAGGGCAATCTCGACGTCGAACTGGACACGTCACGGATCGACAACATCGGTCGGCTGTACGACGGCTTCGCCGACATGCGCGACGCGCTCAGAGAGCAGATCGACGAAGCCGAGCGCGCACGCAAAGAGGCCGAGGTCTCGCGCGCGGAAGCAATGGAGATGAGCAACTACCTCCAGGAGAAAGCCACCGAGTTCTCCGTCGCCATGGAGAAGACCGCAGGCGGGGACATGACCACGCGAATGGAGCAGGACGGCGAGAACGAAGCGATGGACACGATCGCGAGCGAGTTCAACGCCATGATCGAGGAGTTGGAGAAGACGACCGGCCAGCTCAAGAGCTTCTCCGAAGAGGTCGCGGAATCCGGTGACGTGGTGCTGCAAAGTGCCGAGTCTGTCCGTGACGCCTCCGAACAGGTCGCCGAGTCCATCCAGAAGATCTCCGACGACGCCTACGAGCAGAAAGACCAGCTACAGACGATCTCCGAGGATCTCGACGAACTGGTCGAGACGCTCGAAGCCCTCGAAGCGGAGCAGCAAGCAGTCGACCTCGGCGACTCGCTCACCCAGTTCCGCACCGTCGCGACCCAGCTGCAGGAGGCCGCAGACACCAGCGAGCAGATGATGTCCGAGTCCGAGACCGTCGCCGGTGCCGCGGAGGAACAGGCCGCCGAACTCAACGAAGTATCCTCGCGCGCCGAACAGCTGAAACGGTACGCTCGACCGCTCGGGGACATCCTCGACCGCTTCGAGACGGAAGCCGAACACGAGTTCGTCTTCTCCGGCGGACCGTCACAGACGACGCGCACGCAAGAAGAGAGCGAAGAGTGA
- the kdgK1 gene encoding bifunctional 2-dehydro-3-deoxygluconokinase/2-dehydro-3-deoxygalactonokinase: MTDLVTFGETMLRLSPPGDERIETADQYVVRAAGAESNVAVATQRLGLDATWVSKLPDSPVGRRVTGELASHGVETDIVWSDEGRQGTYYLESGESPRGNNVIYDRADAAVTTATPDELPVDRIRSASAFHTTGITPALSETLEVTTQTLLEAAADAGTLTSFDVNYRSKLWEPEVARETLTELFPHVDVLIVAQRDAENVLGRTGEAASIARELAEEFDFEVTILTRGSEPALAVADGTTHEQPTFEATSAHPVGTGDSFVGGFLSQYVAGESVETALEYAAGTAALKRSIPGDIAVVTPTEVAAVIEGGTADISR, from the coding sequence ATGACGGATCTCGTTACCTTCGGGGAAACCATGCTCCGGCTGTCGCCGCCGGGCGACGAACGGATCGAAACCGCAGACCAGTACGTCGTTCGCGCCGCGGGTGCAGAGAGCAACGTCGCAGTCGCCACACAGCGGCTGGGCCTCGACGCGACGTGGGTGTCGAAGCTCCCGGACTCCCCGGTCGGCCGGCGGGTCACCGGCGAACTCGCGAGCCACGGTGTCGAGACCGATATCGTCTGGAGCGACGAGGGGCGTCAGGGGACCTACTACCTCGAATCGGGAGAGTCCCCACGCGGGAACAACGTCATCTACGACCGGGCCGACGCGGCGGTGACGACGGCGACGCCGGACGAGCTACCGGTCGATCGAATCCGATCGGCGTCGGCGTTTCACACCACGGGTATCACCCCGGCACTGTCGGAGACGCTGGAAGTGACGACCCAGACGCTGCTCGAAGCGGCTGCCGACGCCGGCACGCTGACGAGCTTCGACGTGAACTACCGGTCGAAGCTCTGGGAGCCCGAGGTCGCCCGTGAGACGCTCACCGAACTGTTCCCCCACGTCGACGTGTTGATCGTCGCCCAGCGAGACGCCGAGAACGTGCTCGGGCGCACCGGGGAGGCGGCGTCGATCGCCCGAGAGCTGGCCGAGGAGTTCGACTTCGAGGTGACGATCCTCACGCGCGGGTCCGAGCCGGCGCTGGCAGTCGCCGACGGGACGACCCACGAACAGCCGACGTTCGAGGCGACGAGCGCCCACCCCGTCGGCACCGGCGATTCCTTCGTGGGCGGTTTCCTCTCGCAGTACGTCGCGGGCGAGAGCGTCGAAACCGCGCTGGAGTACGCCGCTGGGACTGCCGCGCTCAAGCGATCGATCCCCGGCGACATCGCCGTCGTGACGCCGACAGAGGTAGCGGCCGTCATCGAGGGCGGAACCGCGGACATCTCTCGGTGA
- a CDS encoding Cdc6/Cdc18 family protein, whose product MNIDERIKRRQRRGGGPRLIQDYESLSPVAHIDDPSDRGPVFERLLDHLDPVFDGRLPPNAYVSGPFGSGKSAIVTALFGRLGRLSTEQRSVIHTSTRAAAPPSPEFVYVDLRETTSRFAFYHRVLDGLVDDRVPEHGISTSELRRRLHEMLGAASIGVVIAVDHVGEQGSTDAEALIDLFAGLPSNVSWLAIGRDDPEETLLTEYTATTIPVEPYRRQMLVDVLMTRASDGLAPQALSHEQARTIAEWADGNAHDALAALFIAADDASQREGTRVGQDDVEAAIEQIPRPSVSLARVLALPDNKQRVLREVVELDSTDRESVTATTEAIAAKATVDLSPGTVKRYLYEMAEGGIVERVQSGLESGKGRPPSRVELRFPPAAFRRLYDLERG is encoded by the coding sequence ATGAACATCGATGAGAGGATAAAACGACGGCAGCGCCGGGGTGGTGGCCCCCGACTGATCCAGGACTACGAATCGCTGTCCCCGGTTGCACACATCGACGACCCGTCGGACCGGGGTCCGGTCTTCGAGCGACTGCTCGATCACCTCGATCCGGTGTTCGACGGCCGCTTACCGCCCAACGCCTACGTGTCGGGCCCGTTTGGCTCCGGGAAGTCGGCGATCGTGACGGCGCTGTTCGGGCGGCTCGGCCGGCTCTCGACCGAACAGCGGTCGGTCATTCACACGAGTACCCGCGCGGCAGCGCCGCCCTCTCCGGAGTTCGTCTACGTCGATCTGCGTGAGACGACGAGTCGGTTCGCGTTCTACCACCGCGTGCTCGACGGACTCGTCGACGACCGAGTCCCGGAACACGGGATCAGCACGTCGGAGCTTCGCCGTCGGCTCCACGAGATGCTCGGTGCCGCGAGCATCGGCGTCGTGATCGCCGTCGACCACGTCGGCGAACAGGGCAGCACCGACGCCGAGGCGCTGATCGACCTCTTCGCGGGACTGCCCAGCAACGTGAGCTGGCTGGCGATCGGACGAGACGACCCCGAAGAGACGCTGTTGACCGAGTACACGGCGACGACGATCCCGGTCGAACCGTACCGTCGACAGATGCTCGTCGACGTGTTGATGACGCGCGCCTCGGACGGACTCGCTCCCCAGGCACTGAGCCACGAACAGGCCCGCACGATCGCCGAGTGGGCGGACGGCAACGCACACGACGCGCTGGCAGCGCTGTTTATCGCGGCCGACGACGCGAGTCAACGAGAGGGGACGCGCGTCGGCCAGGACGACGTCGAGGCCGCAATCGAGCAGATCCCACGCCCCTCGGTGTCGCTGGCGAGGGTGCTCGCGCTGCCAGACAACAAACAGCGCGTCCTGCGAGAAGTCGTCGAACTCGATTCGACCGACCGAGAGTCCGTCACCGCGACCACGGAGGCGATCGCCGCGAAAGCGACTGTCGACCTCTCACCGGGAACGGTCAAGCGGTACCTCTACGAGATGGCCGAAGGCGGGATCGTCGAACGCGTCCAGTCCGGCCTCGAAAGCGGGAAGGGGCGACCGCCCAGCCGCGTGGAACTGCGCTTTCCACCGGCGGCGTTTCGCCGCCTCTACGACCTGGAACGGGGATAA